The genomic region CCACCGCCGAAAACACGCTGGCCATCCTGGGCTCGGCGCTGGCGCTGCTGCTGCCCGTGGTAGCTGCCGCCCTCATGCTGGGCGTGGTGCTGTATATTGCCACCCGGCTGCGGCGCTGGCGGCAGCGGCGGGCCGCTCGTCGCCCGGCGGCCAATGGCTTGTCCTGAGGCGGCGCCGTTGCGCCGTTGCGGGCCGGGCTTCCTGTTCCTACTCTATCTACCTATCACACTTTTGCATGGCTACTGAATCTCTTTCCGCCCGCGACCTGCTGAGCGCCTACACCGGCCAGGTGCGGGTGCGGGTCTGCGGCCTCCTAGTGCACCACGACACGCTCCTGCTCACGGCCCACCGTGGCCTGCTGCCCGGTGAAGCCCCGTTCTGGTCGCCGCCGGGCGGCGGCTGGCAGTTTGGCGAAACCATCCAGGAATGTCTGCGGCGCGAGTTTCGGGAAGAAACCGGCCTCGACGTAACCGTAGGCCGATTTCTGCATCTGCACGAATACAAGGCCGACGACCTGCAGGCCATTGAGCTGTTTTTTGAGGTGACGCCCGACGACCCGGCCGCCGTGCCCCGCCTCGGCTCCGACCCCGAGCACGCCGCCGGCGAGCAGCTGCTCACGCAGGTAGCCTTCGTGGCGCCGCGCGAGCTGGTGGTGCTGCCCGCGGCCCAGGTGCACCCCATGCTGCGCCAGATCATCAGCCCCGACGACGTGTTCATCCCGCAGATCCGCTTCCAGCGGTAGCCCGCAACCCCCGGCTGGCCGCGCTGGCCGGCTTTTGTACCTTTGCCGCTTCCGCCTCCACTCCTGCTGCTGTGTCTTTCGCTTTTCCTGCTTCGCCTGCTGTGCCTGCTCCGTCGTCTTTGCCTGCGCCCACGGTGCTCCACCGCCTGCGCGATGAAACCCTGACCCCGGACAACCTGGCGGCGTACAACCTCTACCTCACGGCCGGCGCGGCCGGGCTGCGCCTGGGCATCACGGAAGTGCGCCGCAACAAGTTTGTGGTGCTGGAAGAGTACGCGCCGCAGGCTGCCACCTCGCTCAGCGGGCAGCTGCAGGCCCTGGCCGCCCACCACGACCTGCTGGGCCGGGCCGGCTGGAACCACGTGCGCCTGGCCGTGCAGAACCGCCACTTCACGCTGCTGCCCGCTCCCCTGTTCCGGTCCGGCGACGAGGCCGCCTACCTGCGCCTGCACCACACCGTAGACCCGCAGCACGAAACCGTGCAGGCCTACGCCCACCCCGGCCGGGAGCTGGTCAGCATTTTTGCGGCCGAAAAAGCGCTGCTTGAGTGGTTCCGGGGCAACTACCCGGGCGGTACGCTGCTGCACCAAACCAGTGCCCTGCTCGAAGGCCTCATGCACCAAAGCGACGCGGCCACCCCGCGCCGCCTCTACCTTAGCATCAGCCACCTGGAGCTTACCGTCGTCGTCATCCGCGACAAGCGGCCGGAGTTCTGCAACGTGTTTGCCTTCAGCTCGCCCGAAGACCTGATCTACTACACCATTCTGGTGATGCAGGAGTTTCAGCTCAACCCCGACCAGGACCCCGTGATGGTGTGGGGCGACCTGATGCACGATTCCGAGCTGTTCACCGTCCTGCGCAAGTACATCCGCCACATCAAGTTCGGCAACCGCCCCTTCGACCTCGGCTACAGCTACCGCCTCAACGAGCTGTTCGAATACCGCTTCTTCGAGCTCTACAGTCTGCACCTGTGTGAGTAGAGTAGCTGAGTAAGGGAGCAATTGAGTGAAAGGGTTGCTCCATACTCCCAATACCTACTCAGTTACTCCCTTACTCAGCTACTCTCTCCCATGCGCATTGCCCTGTTTCCCGGCTCCTTCGACCCGTTCACCAATGGCCACCTCGATGTGGTGCGGCGCGGCATCTCGCTGTTCGACCAGATTATCATTGCCATCGGCAACAACAGCAGCAAGAGCCGCTACCTGCCCGTCGAGCAGATGATGGAGATGATTGCCGAAGTGTTCCACGACGAGCCGCGCGTATCGGTGCAATCCTACAAAGGCCTCACGGCCGACTACGCCCGCGAAACCGGGGCCCGCTACCTGCTGCGCGGCCTGCGCAACACCACCGATTTCGAGTACGAAAACACCATCGCCCAGGCCAACCGCCACGTCAACCCCGATCTGGAAACGGTGTTCCTGATTACCTCGCCGTCCCTGGCCGCCATCAGCAGCACCATCATCCGCGAAATCCACCGCTTCGGCGGCAACGTCGACGACTTCGTGCCCTTTGCCTTGCCGACGGCTGAACCAATTAAGAATTAAAAATGAGCCGTTCAACATCCCTGGTGGAATCGTTGAACGGCTCATTTTTAATTCTTAATGCTCAATTTTTAATTCTTCTTCACCACCCGCACGCCGATGGTGCTGCCAGGGTTGCGCGGGTCCGTAACAGGCTGCACGGTGTAGGCGGGGTCGGTGAGGCTGAGGTTGGCGCGGCGCATGAGCTCGTCTTCGTCGCTACCCAGCACCACGATGTCGTTGACCTTGCGGGTGCGGGCGTTGAAGGTGGCCACGATGGTGGTACCGTCTTTCTCAAACGTGTTGATCCAGTCCTGGCCTTTCGTGGACTTCATCTGCTCCGCCGTCGGTTCCAGCCCGATTTTCTGGTCTTTGGTTTCGCGCGGCGTGCCCAGGCTGCGGCGCAGCTGGTCGATGTTGCGGCCTACCAGCAACGGCATGTTCAGGCTATTGGCGGGCACGGCCTCAGCGCGGCCCGTAACGGGCGTACCGGTCTCGGAGGCCGACTGCGTGCCGGTGCAGGCAGCCAGGCTGCCCAGCAGCAACAATACGGGTAACGAGCGGGACGCAAAACGCATGAAAATGGAGCTTGGAGTGGCAGTTATTTAGCGGAGGATTCCGAGACAGGCATTGAGCCGGTGGTTTCGCTCAAGTAGTGGCGCATCACCAGCGCAATGCTGGCATACGACTCGTCGAGGACTCTCAAGGCTTCCTGTGGCGTCATCCAGCGCACTTCCTCGATATATTCCTCCGCTTGAGGCTTCATCAACGAGTCGTCGAGGCAGCTCATGACGTACCAGTCGGTTTTCTTGAGAATCTTGTTGCCGTTATAGGCGTAGGAGTGCCAGGTGCTGGGCAGCACGTCGCCGAGGCCCACCTTGATGTTGCACTCCTCCTCCACCTCGCGCAGGGCGCCCAAGGCTGGGTCTTCCTCCTTTTTGAGCTTGCCCTTGGGCAAATCCCATTTCCCGAGGCGGTAGATCATGAGCACCTTGCCATCCTTCACCACGAGGCCACCGGCGGCTTTCACAATACGGAACTGGTCTTTCAGGTGCAGGATTAGGCGCTTTTTCTTACGGGCCAGCATGGTCAGCGACTTCAGCTTTTTGAGCTTCTTCACTTCCATCAGCCGCAGCAGCCGATCCACAAACACGTCCGTGACGTCGCGCACCAGCACGTCGCCCACCAGGTCTTTCGAGATAAACTCGTCTTCCGGGTTCAGAATGAGGTCGTACTTGTGCTTGTACACTTTCTCGCTGTTCTTTTTGATGATCAGCGGTATATCGTTGATGAAGACGTTCATCGCGGGGCAATCAGGAGAGGCAACAATGGGGAATCCGGGCTAGGCTGGCCGCAAAGCACAGCATAAATCCTGGCAAACGGAAACCCGCCGCAGGACGGGCAAGATACGAGAAGCGCCCGGTTGTGTTGCCGGCTACCCCGGATTAGGCTCCGTAATTTCGGCGCGCCGCCGGGCCGACGTCCGGTTTCGGAGCCGCGGCGGCGCTTGTATCTTCGGCGCATGAAAAAAATCGGCCTGCTCTCCGACACCCACAGCCACCTCGACGAGCGGATTCTGCACCACCTGCAGGGCTGCGACGAAATCTGGCACGCCGGCGACTTCGGCACCTCAGCCGTAGCCGACGAGCTGGCGGCGCTGGCCCCGCTACGGGGCGTGTACGGCAACATCGACGGCCGCGACGTGCGCCTCATGCAGCCGCTGGTGCAGCACTTCGAGTTGGAAGGCCTGCGCGTGCTGATGACGCACATCGGGGGCTACCCCGGCCACTACAGCCCGGCCGCCCGCCCCCTGCTGCAGGAGCACCGGCCGGGGCTGTTCATCAGCGGCCACTCCCACATCCTGAAGGTCATGCCCGACCCGCGGCTGCAGCTGCTCCACCTCAACCCCGGCGCCGCCGGCCGCCACGGCTTCCACAAAGTGCGCACTCTGCTGCTGTTTGAAGTAGCCGAAGGCAAGGTGCAGCAGCTGCAGGTGGTAGAGTTGGGGCCGAAGTAGCATAGGCTTCAGCCTGTGCCGGATTTTGGCTGCTGTTCGGCACAGGCTGAAGACTATGCTACATAAAAAGAAAGCGTCTTCCCTTTGCAGGGAAGACGCTTTGGAGATGCTGACCAGAACCCACCGACGCCGAGGGCGGGTGTGCCAGACGGGCGTTAGTTACGCCGCCGTCGTAGCTTCGCTCTTGTTGAAGCGGGCTTTCAGCTCTTCGATGTCCACGTTCTTCAGAACGGGAGTCAGCAGGAGCTGCTTAATTACGCGCTGCTTGTTGTTGGCGCGGGCAATGTTTTTGCGGTGCTTCCGCTTCAGACGGGTAGTGCTCATTTTTTCCGGGTCGGTTAAGGTCTTTCTGTAAACGAGGGGCAAAAGTAACGACTAAATTTGAAACCGGGAAGTCT from Hymenobacter canadensis harbors:
- a CDS encoding DUF3822 family protein, with the translated sequence MSFAFPASPAVPAPSSLPAPTVLHRLRDETLTPDNLAAYNLYLTAGAAGLRLGITEVRRNKFVVLEEYAPQAATSLSGQLQALAAHHDLLGRAGWNHVRLAVQNRHFTLLPAPLFRSGDEAAYLRLHHTVDPQHETVQAYAHPGRELVSIFAAEKALLEWFRGNYPGGTLLHQTSALLEGLMHQSDAATPRRLYLSISHLELTVVVIRDKRPEFCNVFAFSSPEDLIYYTILVMQEFQLNPDQDPVMVWGDLMHDSELFTVLRKYIRHIKFGNRPFDLGYSYRLNELFEYRFFELYSLHLCE
- a CDS encoding metallophosphoesterase family protein — its product is MKKIGLLSDTHSHLDERILHHLQGCDEIWHAGDFGTSAVADELAALAPLRGVYGNIDGRDVRLMQPLVQHFELEGLRVLMTHIGGYPGHYSPAARPLLQEHRPGLFISGHSHILKVMPDPRLQLLHLNPGAAGRHGFHKVRTLLLFEVAEGKVQQLQVVELGPK
- a CDS encoding NUDIX hydrolase, producing MNVFINDIPLIIKKNSEKVYKHKYDLILNPEDEFISKDLVGDVLVRDVTDVFVDRLLRLMEVKKLKKLKSLTMLARKKKRLILHLKDQFRIVKAAGGLVVKDGKVLMIYRLGKWDLPKGKLKKEEDPALGALREVEEECNIKVGLGDVLPSTWHSYAYNGNKILKKTDWYVMSCLDDSLMKPQAEEYIEEVRWMTPQEALRVLDESYASIALVMRHYLSETTGSMPVSESSAK
- a CDS encoding NUDIX domain-containing protein: MATESLSARDLLSAYTGQVRVRVCGLLVHHDTLLLTAHRGLLPGEAPFWSPPGGGWQFGETIQECLRREFREETGLDVTVGRFLHLHEYKADDLQAIELFFEVTPDDPAAVPRLGSDPEHAAGEQLLTQVAFVAPRELVVLPAAQVHPMLRQIISPDDVFIPQIRFQR
- the coaD gene encoding pantetheine-phosphate adenylyltransferase; the protein is MRIALFPGSFDPFTNGHLDVVRRGISLFDQIIIAIGNNSSKSRYLPVEQMMEMIAEVFHDEPRVSVQSYKGLTADYARETGARYLLRGLRNTTDFEYENTIAQANRHVNPDLETVFLITSPSLAAISSTIIREIHRFGGNVDDFVPFALPTAEPIKN